Below is a genomic region from Methanosphaera sp. ISO3-F5.
TTATCAGAAGCTAAAAAAGGTATAGAAGAAATAACCGACAGAGTAGAACTATTCGAAGGAACATCTACATCTGAAGGAGACACAACATACATACCATTAATGATAGTAGCTGCAACAGAATTTGAAGAAGATATATCTGGTGTTTTAAGACGCTTAGAATTTGAAAAATTAGACGTTTCCGGATTAAGCGGAAAACCTGATGAAATAATCGAAGCATCTACAAGCAAACTAGATGAATTGAAAAAAGAAAGAAAACAATGTTTAAAAGATATAGGTGAAGTTGGTCAACGTTCAAAAGAACACTTATTAGTGCTCCAAGAACAATTAGAACTAGAAAAAGAACGAACTGAAATCTATTCTTACTTTGGTGAAACTGGCAGTACAAAAATGATCAAAGCTTGGGTAGTCAAAGACGATGTTGAAGACACTTTATCAATAATAGATGAAATTACCGACGGTAACAGTATTATTGAACTCGAAGATCCAACCGAAGAGGAAATCGACAACAACAAAGTTCCAGTCAAACAACAAAACCCTGGTTTTGCAAAACCATACGAACTACTCGTAAACATGTACTCACCACCAAACTACAAAGATATCGATCCTACAATTATAATGGCATTATGTTTCCCATTCTTCTTTGGTTACTGTCTAACCGATGCATTCTATGGAATCATACTAGCAATAGTAGGATTTATCCTATACCAAGGTATGGGTAAAACAAGTAAAACTTACAAATCATTCGGTACAATTATTGTACAATGTGGATTATGGACATTTGTATTGGGTCTAGCAACTGGTGGATTCATAGGGGACTTCATACCTCGTTTCATCTTAGGTGATGCAAACGCACCATTACCAACAGTTATTCCGGATATAAATGCATTCGCACATCCAGAAAACATCTTGATATTAGCAATATTCATAGGTTTAATCCACCTAAACATAGCATTCCTATTTGGTATAATAGACAATCTAAAACGTGGAAAAACCAAAGAATTGTGCGGAGGACAATTATGTTGGGTATTAATAGAACTTGCAATAATTGCATTTGTATTAACAAATAACATGATTATCGCAGCAGCATTATTCGTAGTTGCACTATTATTATTAGTATACGGTGCAGGACCAATGGGTGTAATGGACATATTTGGATTCTTAGGAGATATCCTATCATACTCCAGATTATTAGCATTATGTCTATCCACCGGTGGTATCGCTATGACTGCTAACTTATTAGCACAATTATTAACAGGAATGGTACCTTACGTAGGTATTATTTTAGGAGTAATTGTATTCTTTGGAGTACACTTATTTAACATTGCATTCCAATCAATGGGATCATTCATTCACTCATTACGTCTCCACTTTGTAGAATTCTTCGGTAACTTCTATGAAGGAGAAAGTGATGAATTCGTGCCATTCAAGGCAAGTAGAATATACACAAAACTAAGAAAATAAATTTTCTAGTATTATAAAAAAAATCATAAAAATATATAAAAAAAATTCTTTTATTTGGAGGAAAATAAAATGGCAGCAGAATTAGCATTAGGTTCAGCTTTAGCTGCAATAGGTGCTGGAGTAGCAGTAGGATTTGCAGCTTTAGGTTCAGGTATCGGTCAAGGTATCGCATCTTCCGCTGGTGTAGGTGCAGTAGCAGAAGATTCAGGTATGTTTGCACAAGGTTTAGTATTTACAGCTATTCCTGAAACTCAGGCTATCTACGGTTTCCTTATCGCTATCTTATTATTAGTATTTTCAGGAATTATGGGAGGAAGTCCATTAGGAGTAACCTCAGGATTAGTAGCAATTGGTGCAGGAGCAGCAGTTGGTTTCGGTGGTCTTGGTTCCGGTATGGGTCAAGGTATCGCATCTTCCGCATCTGTAGGTGCAGTTGTAGAAGATCCTAACATGTTTGCACAAGGTTTAGTATTTACAGCTATTCCTGAAACTCAGGCTATCTACGGTTTCCTTATCGCTATCTTATTATTAGTATTCGGTGGAATACTCGGAGCATAGATTTAAAATATAAAGGCGAAAAACGCCTATAAACAATATATTTTCGGAGGAAAGTAGATGAGCGTTGGAGCAGATAAAATTATAGCAAATATTAAAGCAGATGCTCAAGCAAAATCTGATGAAATCATCTCAAAAGCAACAGCTGAATCAGAGAAAATTTTAGCAGATGGTGAAGTAACAGCTCAAAACGAACAACAAGCAATACTTGCAGCAGCTGAAAAACAAGCTGATATGAAATATCAACAAGTAGTTTCAGAAGCAAAAGTAAACTCAAGAAGAAAAGAGTTAGAAGCACGTGAAGAGCTAATCGAAAAAGCTTTCAGAGTTGCATCAGAAAAAATAGAAAAACAAGCATCTGAAAATTCTGCAAATTATGTAGAATCTTTAAAAAACATGATTAAAGATGCAGCATTACAAGTAGGTGGAAATCAACTAGAAATCCTCGTAAGAGCAGATGACGTTGATAACGTAAAATCCTTCATTAATGAAGTATCAGATTATGTAACAAAAGAAACTGGTAATGAAGTTTCATTCATCATAGGAGAACCAATCGACATTATTGGTGGAGCAGTTGTAAAAACTGTAGATGGTGAAGTTGAAGTTAAAAATA
It encodes:
- a CDS encoding V-type ATP synthase subunit I, with amino-acid sequence MFRTAKMQKISIVTLNKYTKPVIDVLHEKGVIQIEDLSESIQENEDYKGLDVSKQDPYASRIASLSMKCGSTIDTLKSAEQSKSMVDVVKGFISPKKIDSKDVENLSTEELADKADEIISKVDAVLSPIESRINEIGSEETKYKDSLNVANQLKSFDIDFAFLQETKHTKVISGRIPNEHLSEAKKGIEEITDRVELFEGTSTSEGDTTYIPLMIVAATEFEEDISGVLRRLEFEKLDVSGLSGKPDEIIEASTSKLDELKKERKQCLKDIGEVGQRSKEHLLVLQEQLELEKERTEIYSYFGETGSTKMIKAWVVKDDVEDTLSIIDEITDGNSIIELEDPTEEEIDNNKVPVKQQNPGFAKPYELLVNMYSPPNYKDIDPTIIMALCFPFFFGYCLTDAFYGIILAIVGFILYQGMGKTSKTYKSFGTIIVQCGLWTFVLGLATGGFIGDFIPRFILGDANAPLPTVIPDINAFAHPENILILAIFIGLIHLNIAFLFGIIDNLKRGKTKELCGGQLCWVLIELAIIAFVLTNNMIIAAALFVVALLLLVYGAGPMGVMDIFGFLGDILSYSRLLALCLSTGGIAMTANLLAQLLTGMVPYVGIILGVIVFFGVHLFNIAFQSMGSFIHSLRLHFVEFFGNFYEGESDEFVPFKASRIYTKLRK
- a CDS encoding V-type ATP synthase subunit K (produces ATP from ADP in the presence of a proton gradient across the membrane; the K subunit is a nonenzymatic component which binds the dimeric form by interacting with the G and E subunits); its protein translation is MAAELALGSALAAIGAGVAVGFAALGSGIGQGIASSAGVGAVAEDSGMFAQGLVFTAIPETQAIYGFLIAILLLVFSGIMGGSPLGVTSGLVAIGAGAAVGFGGLGSGMGQGIASSASVGAVVEDPNMFAQGLVFTAIPETQAIYGFLIAILLLVFGGILGA
- a CDS encoding V-type proton ATPase subunit E, translated to MSVGADKIIANIKADAQAKSDEIISKATAESEKILADGEVTAQNEQQAILAAAEKQADMKYQQVVSEAKVNSRRKELEAREELIEKAFRVASEKIEKQASENSANYVESLKNMIKDAALQVGGNQLEILVRADDVDNVKSFINEVSDYVTKETGNEVSFIIGEPIDIIGGAVVKTVDGEVEVKNTIEARMLRYRKYLRSEVAKTLFR